A window from Zingiber officinale cultivar Zhangliang chromosome 7A, Zo_v1.1, whole genome shotgun sequence encodes these proteins:
- the LOC121999215 gene encoding glucan endo-1,3-beta-D-glucosidase-like → MAGTVRKATSLLLLSLFLLPCLMNGKTSLVATISATRSWCVSKPGMTTEKLVANINYACGSGLADCKAIQEDGPCYSTDVIKMASYAMNAYYYGAGHREINCYFDGSALIVQRDPSYDDCIYP, encoded by the exons ATGGCGGGCACAGTGAGGAAGGCCACAAGTTTACTTCTTTTATCTTTGTTCCTCCTCCCTTGCCTAATGAATGGCAAG ACATCGTTGGTGGCGACGATCTCAGCCACAAGATCGTGGTGCGTGTCCAAGCCGGGAATGACAACGGAGAAACTCGTGGCGAACATCAACTATGCTTGCGGGAGCGGCTTAGCAGATTGCAAAGCGATACAGGAAGACGGCCCATGCTACTCCACGGACGTAATCAAAATGGCAAGCTACGCCATGAATGCCTACTACTACGGCGCCGGCCACAGGGAAATCAACTGCTACTTCGATGGTAGCGCCCTCATAGTCCAGCGTGACCCCT CTTACGATGACTGCATATATCCTTAA
- the LOC121999216 gene encoding uncharacterized protein LOC121999216, producing the protein MKHSLFTYSLLPHTIVAGTPPLLIELHLQSTGEFIYHSTSGRSILSISPICIPSPSSIPASSSYRRERCPMLTPPPPEHQGKGFSPSSHRPSRISFLFSSSFHDKPSSFQQQLHHISSISALRSMSSWAFPASYSIWTAIFFIHLRSSSLLFFAKFAAIPFTTRQLHMHFTEIGIMQDTKRKCCISHNNQEQMLHSKPSFNLLTALAATISATRSWCVSKPGMTTEKLVANINYACGSGLADCKAIQEDGPCYSTDVIKIASYAMNAYYYGAGHREINCYFDGSALIVQRDPSYDDCIYP; encoded by the exons atgAAGCACAGTTTGTTCACCTATTCTCTGCTTCCTCACACGATCGTTGCCGGGACGCCGCCCCTTCTCATCGAACTACACCTTCAATCAACCGGCGAATTCATCTACCACTCCACCtccggtcgatcgatcctctCCATCTCGCCCATCTGCATCCCGTCACCCTCCTCCATCCCGGCCTCATCTTCTTACCGACGCGAACGCTGCCCAATGCTAACTCCACCACCACCGGAACACCAAGGAAAGGGGTTTTCTCCCTCTAGTCATCGCCCATCACgcatctccttcctcttctcatcttctttccACGATAAGCCTTCAAGCTTCCAACAGCAGCTCCACCACATCTCTTCCATATCCGCTCTTCGATCTATGAGTTCTTGGGCTTTCCCAGCTTCGTATTCGATCTGGACAGCTATCTTCTTCATCCATCTTCGATCCAGCAGCCTTCTCTTCTTCGCCAAGTTCGCAGCAATTCCCTTCACCACCAGACAGCTTCATATGCACTTCACAGAAattgg TATCATGCAGGATACCAAGAGAAAATGTTGCATTAGCCACAACAACCAAGAGCAAATGTTGCATTCAAAACCATCTTTTAATCTTTTG ACAGCGTTGGCGGCAACGATCTCAGCCACAAGATCGTGGTGTGTGTCCAAGCCGGGAATGACAACGGAGAAACTCGTGGCGAACATCAACTATGCTTGCGGTAGCGGCTTAGCAGATTGCAAAGCGATACAGGAAGACGGCCCATGCTACTCCACGGACGTAATCAAAATAGCAAGCTACGCCATGAATGCCTACTACTACGGCGCCGGCCACAGGGAAATCAACTGCTACTTCGATGGTAGCGCCCTCATTGTCCAGCGTGACCCCT CTTACGATGACTGCATATATCCTTAA
- the LOC122000993 gene encoding glucan endo-1,3-beta-D-glucosidase-like, translated as MAGTVRTDASLLLLSLFLLPYLLNGKTALAAMISATRSWCVSKPGMTTEKLVENINYACGSGLADCKAIQEDGPCYSTDVIKMASYAMNAYYYGAGHREINCYFDGSALIVHHDPSYDDCIYP; from the exons ATGGCGGGCACAGTGAGGACGGACGCAAGTTTACTTCTTTTATCTTTGTTCCTCCTCCCATACCTATTGAATGGCAAG ACAGCGTTGGCGGCGATGATCTCAGCCACAAGATCGTGGTGCGTGTCCAAGCCGGGAATGACAACGGAGAAACTCGTGGAGAACATCAACTATGCTTGCGGGAGCGGCTTAGCAGATTGCAAAGCGATACAGGAAGACGGCCCATGCTACTCCACGGACGTAATCAAAATGGCAAGCTACGCCATGAATGCCTACTACTACGGCGCCGGCCACAGGGAAATCAACTGCTACTTCGATGGTAGCGCCCTCATAGTCCACCATGACCCCT CTTACGATGACTGCATATATCCTTAA
- the LOC121999217 gene encoding glucan endo-1,3-beta-D-glucosidase-like gives MAGTVTKATSLFLLSLLLLPCLMNGKTALAATISATRSWCVSKPGMTTEKLVANINYACGSGLADCKSIQEDGPCYSTDVIKMASYAMNAYYYGAGHREINCYFDGSALIVHHDPSYDDCIYP, from the exons ATGGCGGGCACAGTGACGAAGGCCAcaagtttatttcttttatctttGCTCCTCCTCCCTTGCCTAATGAATGGCAAG ACAGCGTTGGCGGCGACGATCTCAGCCACAAGATCATGGTGCGTGTCCAAGCCGGGAATGACAACGGAGAAACTCGTGGCGAACATCAACTATGCTTGCGGGAGCGGCTTAGCAGATTGCAAATCGATACAGGAAGATGGCCCATGCTACTCCACGGACGTAATCAAAATGGCAAGCTACGCCATGAATGCTTACTACTACGGCGCCGGTCACAGGGAAATCAACTGCTACTTCGATGGTAGCGCCCTCATAGTCCACCATGACCCCT CTTACGATGACTGCATATATCCTTAA